One Drechmeria coniospora strain ARSEF 6962 chromosome 01, whole genome shotgun sequence genomic region harbors:
- a CDS encoding VPS9 domain protein, whose product MIVYPPSHRYAATPSAKGTLPARQSAARTPSSRPPRVRLMSAKQAQVVPDGPVVADGNANEGVENHPPDAFETTEAADGDDGLDVARSSIELDDLPIELITLTDSFIESLGAKVHPTPPNIDRLSDLFQEFYALAASHIGTHLSALASRHSRNASPATSNNSISSAANRLRFKAPSLGTKEKQKVGTEHQMITADELASRKRARRALEGKRSLLEEAVERRLSEGIYDRIYRHRSTQDEAQDAKLRSKTAALALVGIGPADLGIDFGDDSPQGPDALAERSKEVGEWLRAARTDMIRMSESRYPLGKLNHLKAAHKSIVDTLAHFHPSASADEIMPMLIFTLITLPPENLHIISDLYFIQRFRWEPKLTGEAAYCLTNLEAAVSFLETVDLATLREDEHPSGPPKNVNHSGAAKAETFPPAYPQGLITPTQSAPDVATENATATDLAPSPNNHQAETALRKRRLSDLVNTPTQAFGAASGAVFSTADHGLKTISSSLGDSYSFLLGKLRERQQGPKESIVAPRTLDDARKLVSTPPLEEDENASGASSAIGAEDAEQLKAALVREDRVLSMIGGRRDASVDSSKSGRSVSLPKRGAASEERKSPAPSQSPAVLEQVRSLGSSFNPMARLSSMGMMRGFGRTGPAPTTVPKDADKPADGGDLASAFPDIATSLPPKEIPKIAPPNKRFLELQSPGELRLGEVLDLLRDYRRLAGALKNLGAFEGK is encoded by the exons ATGATAGTCTACCCGCCCTCCCACCGCTACGCGGCGACCCCGTCCGCCAAGGGCACCCTGCCCGCCCGGCAAAGCGCCGCACGAACGCCATCCTCCCGGCCTCCCCGTGTCCGCCTGATGTCCGCGAAGCAAGCGCAGGTCGTCCCCGATGGGCctgtcgtcgccgatggaAATGCCAACGAAGGAGTCGAAAACCACCCCCCAGATGCCTTCGAGACGACCGAGGCggctgacggcgacgatggcctcgatgTGGCCCGATCCTCgatcgagctcgacgacttGCCAATCGAGCTCATTACCTTGACCGACAG CTTCATCGAGTCTCTGGGTGCCAAGGTGCACCCGACGCCCCCCAATATCGACCGCCTGTCGGATCTATTCCAAGAATTCTACGCCTTGGCCGCATCTCACATCGGCACTCACCTCAGCGCCCTGGCCTCCCGTCACAGCCGCAATGCCTCTCCCGCCACCTCGAACAACTCGATATCCTCGGCCGCAAACCGACTGCGCTTCAAGGCCCCCTCTCTCGGAACCAAAGAGAAGCAAAAAGTAGGGACAGAACATCAAATGATTACGGCCGACGAGTTGGCGAGCCGCAAGCGTGCCAGGCGAGCCCTGGAGGGAAAACGCAGCCTGCTGGAGGAGGCAGTCGAGCGGAGACTTTCGGAAGGTATATATGACCGCATATACCGCCATCGGAGCACCCAAGACGAGGCGCAGGATGCCAAGTTGCGGTCGAAAACCGCCGCCCTAgcgctcgtcggcatcggccctgcggacctcggcatcgacttTGGCGACGACAGCCCGCAGGGGCCCGACGCTCTGGCCGAGAGGTCCAAGGAGGTGGGCGAGTGGCTGCGCGCGGCCAGGACCGATATGATTCGCATGAGCGAGTCAAGATATCCCCTCGGCAAGCTCAACCATCTCAAGGCTGCGCACAAGAGCATCGTCGATACCCTTGCCCACTTTCACCCAtccgcctccgccgacgaAATTATGCCCATGCTCATCTTCACCCTCATCACCTTGCCGCCGGAGAACCTTCACATCATCAGCGATCTATACTTCATCCAGCGCTTTCGATGGGAACCGAAGCTGACTGGCGAGGCCGCCTACTGCCTCACCAACCTCGAAGCCGCCGTCAGCTTCCTGGAAACAGTCGATCTCGCCACCTTGAGAGAGGACGAGCATCCTTCAGGGCCGCCCAAGAATGTGAATCACTCCGGCGCAGCCAAAGCGGAGACCTTCCCCCCGGCTTACCCTCAGGGGCTTATCACTCCGACGCAGAGTGCACCGGACGTCGCGACGGAGAACGCCACGGCCACGGACCTGGCGCCGTCTCCCAACAACCACCAGGCTGAAACCGCGTTGAGAAAACGACGATTAAGTGATCTCGTCAACACCCCGACCCAGGCATTCGGTGCTGCCAGTGGCGCCGTTTTCAGTACGGCTGATCATGGTCTCAAGACGATTTCAAGCAGTCTCGGTGATAGCTACTCGTTCCTCCTCGGAAAGCTCCGTGAACGACAGCAAGGGCCGAAGGAATCAATCGTCGCCCCGCGaacgctcgacgacgctcggAAACTCGTCAGCACCCCGCCGCTCGAAGAGGATGAAAATGCCAGCGGTGCGAGCTCGGCCATCGGCGCAGAGGATGCCGAACAGCTGAAGGCTGCGCTGGTTCGTGAGGATCGAGTGTTGAGCATGatcggcggccgtcgtgatgCCAGCGTTGACAGTTCCAAGAGTGGCCGCAGCGTCAGCTTGCCCAAGAGGGGGGCCGCTTCTGAAGAGCGCAAGAGCCCTGCTCCGAGCCAGAGTCCCGCAGTTTTGGAGCAGGTGCGTAGCCTGGGAAGCTCCTTCAACCCCATGGCCCGACTGTCCAGTATGGGCATGATGAGAGGCTTTGGCCGGACCGGGCCTGCGCCAACGACGGTGCCGAAAGATGCCGACAAGCCGGCGGACGGCGGGGACCTGGCATCT GCGTTTCCGGACATTGCCACGTCACTTCCACCCAAGGAGATCCCTAAGATTGCGCCGCCCAACAAACGGTTTCTCGAGCTTCAGAGCCCGGGCGAGCTGCGGCTCGGCGAGGTTCTGGACCTGCTAAGGGACTACCGTCGTCTGGCCGGGGCGCTGAAGAACTTGGGTGCCTTTGAGGGAAAATAA
- a CDS encoding potassium transporter, producing the protein MLEGTRSYIWAQLKAARPSFLSKKPHFDFISAHYFWIIGATIVASIAIYGSGRGSLAYIDALMFASGANTQAGLNPVDVNKLNGFQQGMIYTFAMLSNPITLHACVVFLRLYWFEKRFQSWVREVRHRRPTFTKSKSQARGDVERAPPAQGVNGRNITVMPQNGRVPRLTNDGILLDDAAGASTVAPLPKSDQSDTTTTTVTDEKHDAAGAGPLDYSVRGALQDEQVLEGKAVDDDNGNNVGQVAISFADTVKRSDGMGEDMLKMPQHRSHAEHIAILERQRQDDNEVLRIPGPRDAERGLVPRRLGADDAKDDDDITVGRIRTGDSQSNMPGRHPTITIAEPEKRRKEEQPDDAKPATGGGALDNLRFRKRRISISEQRPNHDDDGEDHPRPVRTRTLDNIRSVLSRDKTDDMPYLSYTPTMGRNSNFVGLTLEQRDELGGIEYRSLRTLAIILLVYFWGFQLLILSCLLPYILNNDFYGKIVEDSGASRTWWGFFTSNVAFMDVGFTLTSDSMISFQRSEFVLMIMWIFIIIGNTGFPVMLRFLIWASAKLVPKGSGLWEELRFLLDHPRRCFTLLFPSGPNWWLFWILVFLNVLDLVFFLVLDLGSEPIARVPLHNRVVIGLFQAASTRTAGFSAVNLAELNPAMPVLYMIMMYISVFPIAISIRRTNVYEEKSLGVYHDPGVDEDPDAPAMNYVGSHLRRQLSFDLWYVFLGFFILTITEAGQIQAGKFDSFAVLFEVVSAYGTVGLSMGAVGINASLCSQFSVLGKLVIIAMQIRGRHRGLPYGLDRAVLLPSESRFQKEAEEAEAAALARVNSGISSATATGLQRQGTRATVHSSSKGRDRANSNLITQFLHPGPVVHRETTTHHRTTSGSIDSRRLSLVSRTNTDPGIENHTDEQTAGSPSTPHKPKKTQTLPIF; encoded by the exons ATGTTGGAGGGAACGCGCAGCTATATTTGGGCGCAGCTCAAGGCTGCGAGACCCTCATTCCTCTCGAAGAAGCCCCATTTCGACTTCATCTCGGCTCACT ACTTTTGGATCATTGGCGCCACCATCGTCGCCTCCATTGCCATATATGGCTCCGGTAGGGGCAGCCTAGCCTACATCGATGCTCTCATGTTTGCCAGCGGAGCCAATACCCAAGCCGGCCTGAatcccgtcgacgtcaacaAGCTCAACGGATTCCAGCAGGGCATGATCTACACCTTTGCCATGCTCTCCAACCCCATCACCCTACATGCctgcgtcgtcttcctccgcCTCTACTGGTTCGAGAAGCGCTTCCAGAGCTGGGTCCGGGAGGTGCGCCACCGACGTCCCACCTTTACCAAGTCCAAGTCCCAGGCCCGCGGGGACGTGGAGCGGGCGCCGCCCGCCCAGGGGGTCAATGGCCGAAACATCACCGTCATGCCGCAGAATGGCCGCGTTCCGAGGCTCACCAACGACGGCatcctgctcgacgacgccgccggagcGAGCACCGTCGCGCCGCTGCCAAAAAGTGACCAGAGcgatacgacgacgacgacggtgacggacgagaagcacgacgccgccggagccggtCCCTTGGACTATTCCGTCCGAGGCGCCCTGCAGGATGAGCAGGTGCTCGAGGGgaaagccgtcgacgacgacaacggcaACAACGTGGGCCAGGTGGCCATCTCCTTCGCCGACACCGTCAAGCGGAGCGACGGCATGGGCGAGGACATGCTCAAGATGCCTCAGCACCGATCCCACGCCGAGCACATCGCCATTCTCGAGCGCCAACGCCAGGACGACAACGAAGTGCTTCGCATCCCCGGACCCCGAGATGCGGAACGAGGCTTGGTGCCCAGACGGCTCGGTGCCGATGatgccaaggacgacgacgacataACCGTTGGCAGGATTAGGACGGGCGACTCGCAGAGCAACATGCCCGGTCGCCACCCGACAATCACCATCGCCGAGCCCGAGAAGCGTCGAAAGGAGGAGCAGCCGGACGACGCCAAGCCTGCGACGGGCGGTGGCGCGCTCGACAACCTCCGCTTTCGCAAGCGCCGCATTTCCATCTCCGAACAGCGGCCGaatcacgacgacgacggtgaggaTCATCCGAGGCCCGTCAGGACGCGCACCCTCGACAACATCAGGTCTGTCCTGTCGCGGGACAAGACCGACGACATGCCCTACCTCTCCTACACGCCCACCATGGGCCGAAACTCCAACTTCGTTGGCTTGACCCTCGAGCAGCGCGACGaactcggcggcatcgagtACCGGTCGCTCAGGACGCTGGCCATCATCCTTCTCGTGTACTTCTGGGGCTTTCAGCTCCTCATCCTCTCCTGTCTGCTGCCCTACATCCTGAACAACGACTTTTACGGCAAGATTGTCGAGGACTCGGGCGCATCGAGAACCTGGTGGGGTTTCTTCACCTCCAACGTCGCCTTCATGGATGTTGGCTTCACCCTCACCTCCGACAGCATGATTTCCTTCCAGAGATCCGAGTTTGTTCTGATGATCATGTGGatcttcatcatcatcggaAACACCGGCTTTCCCGTCATGCTGCGCTTTCTCATCTGGGCCTCGGCAAAGTTGGTGCCCAAGGGGTCCGGCCTTTGGGAGGAGCTGCGATTCCTCCTGGACCACCCTCGTCGGTGCTTCACCCTCCTCTTTCCCTCCGGTCCCAACTGGTGGCTCTTTTGGATTCTCGTCTTTCTCaacgtcctcgacctcgtcttcttcctcgtgctcgac CTCGGCTCAGAACCCATCGCCAGGGTTCCTCTGCACAAccgcgtcgtcatcggcttGTTCCAAGCCGCATCCACAAGGACGGCCGGCTTTTCTGCCGTCAACCTGGCCGAGCTGAACCCCGCGATGCCCGTTCTGTACATGATCATGATGTACATCTCCGTCTTCCCCATCGCCATTTCCATTCGAAGAACCAACGTGTACGAGGAAAAGTCGCTCGGCGTGTACCACGACCCtggtgtcgacgaggaccctGACGCACCGGCCATGAACTACGTCGGAAGCCATTTGCGCCGCCAGCTCTCCTTCGACCTGTGGTACGTCTTCCTCGGCTTCTTCATCCTCACCATCACCGAGGCTGGCCAGATCCAGGCGGGAAAGTTCGACTCCTTCGCAGTCCTTTTCGAGGTTGTCAGTGCCTATGGCACCGTGGGCCTGAGCATgggtgccgtcggcatcaACGCGTCGCTCTGCTCCCAAttctccgtcctcggcaagctagtcatcatcgccatgcAGATCCGTGGCCGGCACCGCGGTCTCCCCTACGGCCTCGACCGTGCCGTCCTCTTGCCCAGTGAATCCCGCTTCCAGAAGGAGGCTGAAGAGGCCGAGGCAGCCGCCCTTGCCCGCGTCAACTCCGGCATTTCGAGTGCCACGGCCACAGGCTTGCAACGCCAGGGCACTCGCGCGACCGTtcacagcagcagcaagggcCGCGATCGGGCGAACAGCAACCTCATAACCCAGTTCCTGCATCCGGGACCTGTCGTGCATCGTGAAACGACGACGCACCACAGAACGACCTCGGGCTCGATCGACTCTCGCAGACTATCACTGGTGTCGAGGACCAACACGGATCCTGGTATTGAGAATCACACGGACGAGCAGACGGCCGGGTCACCCTCAACGCCCCACAAACCGAAGAAGACACAGACATTGCCCATATTTTAG